In one window of bacterium DNA:
- a CDS encoding thiamine phosphate synthase, translating into YLINDRVDICFLCEGDGVHLGKNDLDVESVRKILPDKIVGVSTGNIEDVKEVKNGDIDYIAIGSIFKSPTKPEKKPVGKDILRRIKEIISIPLIGIGGINIENAGEVIEKGADGVAVISVVENSENPEKIIKKLKEEIKKGWKKKGKRII; encoded by the coding sequence TATTTAATTAATGACAGAGTAGATATATGTTTTTTATGTGAAGGTGATGGAGTTCATTTAGGAAAAAATGATCTTGATGTAGAAAGTGTCAGAAAAATATTACCTGATAAAATTGTAGGTGTTTCAACAGGGAATATAGAAGATGTAAAAGAAGTTAAAAATGGAGATATAGATTATATTGCGATTGGTTCTATTTTTAAATCTCCGACAAAACCAGAAAAAAAACCTGTTGGAAAAGATATTTTAAGAAGAATAAAAGAAATTATATCTATACCTCTTATAGGGATTGGGGGTATAAATATAGAAAATGCAGGGGAAGTTATTGAAAAAGGAGCGGATGGAGTGGCTGTTATAAGTGTTGTGGAAAATTCAGAAAATCCTGAAAAAATAATAAAAAAGTTAAAGGAGGAGATAAAAAAAGGATGGAAGAAAAAGGGAAAAAGAATAATTTGA
- the ftsH gene encoding ATP-dependent zinc metalloprotease FtsH: protein MEEKGKKNNLNFLKGFLFWVLVIIFIFALLKFSEVEGKKINLIYSDFINEVKKGNIEGVLSIKKNIVYGKLKDGRNFYTFIGEDPDLNRILIDNNISFKYEPGNWIAELIPYIIPALIFFFIFWMFIKQANIERNRVMSFARSTPIIPNPRNRVTFEDVAGCEEAKEELKEIIEFLKNPKKFQKLGGKIPKGVLLIGPPGTGKTLLAKAVAGEAGVPFLSMSGSDFVEMFVGVGAARVRDLFRQAKRLAPCIVFIDEIDAVGRQRFAGLGGGHDEREQTLNQLLVEMDGFQTDEGIIVMAATNRPDVLDPALTRPGRFDRTVVVTLPDVKAREKILKVHTKNKPLDSSVDLSLIARATPGLSGADLANIVNEAALLAAKKGKEKIDMSDFEEAKDKVLMGVERKSLYVSEEEKKIIAYHEAGHTLVQKSLPEVYPVHKVTIIPRGQALGITHILPDKDRFLESDTYYKNSLAALLAGRATEEIVFGRKFTGSENDLRVATEIAKKMVCEWGMSENLGPISFRPHEAVFLGRDLVQQREFSEETSREIDKEIKKILEEAEARAKEIIMKNRDKLDILVKELLEKETLTSEDIDKILGIEKGEENGHSENRKGDGTDNRSTG from the coding sequence ATGGAAGAAAAAGGGAAAAAGAATAATTTGAATTTTTTGAAAGGTTTTTTATTCTGGGTTCTGGTTATAATTTTTATTTTTGCTCTTTTGAAATTTTCTGAAGTTGAAGGGAAAAAGATAAACTTAATTTATAGTGATTTCATAAATGAGGTTAAAAAAGGTAATATTGAAGGTGTATTGTCTATAAAAAAGAATATAGTTTACGGAAAATTAAAGGATGGAAGAAATTTTTATACTTTTATTGGAGAAGACCCTGATTTAAACAGAATTTTAATTGATAATAATATTTCTTTTAAATATGAGCCAGGTAACTGGATAGCAGAACTCATTCCGTATATTATTCCTGCTTTGATTTTCTTTTTTATTTTCTGGATGTTTATAAAACAGGCGAATATTGAAAGAAATAGGGTTATGTCTTTTGCAAGAAGTACTCCTATAATTCCAAATCCAAGAAATAGAGTTACTTTTGAAGATGTGGCTGGATGTGAGGAAGCAAAGGAAGAGTTAAAAGAAATAATTGAATTTTTGAAAAATCCAAAAAAATTTCAGAAACTCGGTGGTAAAATTCCAAAAGGAGTTCTTTTAATAGGTCCTCCTGGGACAGGTAAAACTCTCCTTGCAAAAGCAGTTGCAGGAGAAGCAGGAGTTCCTTTTTTAAGTATGAGTGGTTCTGATTTTGTTGAAATGTTTGTTGGAGTTGGTGCAGCAAGGGTAAGAGACCTTTTTAGACAGGCAAAACGGCTTGCTCCATGTATTGTGTTTATTGATGAAATTGATGCTGTTGGAAGACAGAGATTTGCTGGGCTTGGAGGAGGACATGATGAAAGAGAACAGACATTGAATCAACTACTTGTTGAAATGGATGGATTTCAAACGGATGAAGGTATAATTGTTATGGCTGCGACAAATAGACCCGATGTTTTAGACCCTGCTTTAACAAGGCCTGGAAGATTTGACAGAACAGTGGTTGTTACACTTCCTGATGTTAAGGCAAGGGAAAAAATTTTAAAAGTTCATACAAAAAATAAACCGCTTGATAGTTCTGTTGACCTTTCTTTAATAGCAAGAGCAACACCGGGACTTTCAGGAGCTGACCTTGCAAATATTGTTAATGAAGCAGCACTTCTTGCAGCAAAAAAAGGAAAAGAAAAAATTGATATGAGTGATTTTGAGGAAGCAAAGGATAAGGTTTTAATGGGAGTTGAAAGGAAAAGTTTATATGTAAGTGAAGAGGAGAAAAAAATTATTGCTTATCATGAGGCAGGTCATACTCTTGTTCAGAAAAGTTTGCCAGAGGTATATCCTGTTCATAAAGTAACAATTATTCCAAGAGGACAGGCACTTGGAATAACTCATATACTTCCCGATAAGGATAGGTTTCTTGAAAGTGATACATACTATAAAAATTCACTTGCAGCACTTCTTGCAGGAAGGGCAACAGAAGAAATTGTTTTTGGCAGGAAATTTACTGGTAGTGAAAATGATTTAAGGGTAGCAACAGAGATTGCAAAAAAAATGGTATGTGAGTGGGGAATGAGCGAAAATTTAGGTCCTATAAGTTTCAGACCCCATGAGGCAGTTTTTCTTGGTAGAGACCTTGTTCAGCAGAGAGAATTCAGTGAAGAGACATCAAGAGAAATTGATAAGGAGATAAAGAAGATTCTTGAAGAAGCAGAGGCAAGAGCAAAAGAAATAATAATGAAAAATAGGGATAAACTTGATATTCTTGTTAAAGAATTGCTTGAAAAAGAAACATTGACATCAGAAGATATTGATAAAATTCTTGGGATAGAAAAAGGAGAGGAAAATGGACATAGTGAAAATAGAAAAGGGGATGGAACTGATAATAGAAGCACTGGGTAA
- the folE gene encoding GTP cyclohydrolase I FolE, with the protein MDIVKIEKGMELIIEALGKNIDKKKLKDTPKRVAKMYEEIFSGIDVDPKKVLGKVFKEDFNELVLVKDINFYSICEHHFLPFFGKAHVAYLPDGNNVVGISKIARLVDVLSKRPQLQERMTNQIVDIIMDVLTPQGAMAIIEAEHMCMIMRGIKKPGTKIVTSAMRGIFLRDLRTRTEALNLISPSIRF; encoded by the coding sequence ATGGACATAGTGAAAATAGAAAAGGGGATGGAACTGATAATAGAAGCACTGGGTAAAAATATAGACAAGAAAAAACTTAAAGATACACCAAAAAGAGTTGCAAAGATGTACGAAGAGATTTTCAGTGGAATAGATGTTGACCCTAAAAAAGTTCTGGGGAAGGTCTTCAAGGAGGATTTTAATGAACTTGTACTTGTTAAAGATATAAATTTTTATTCAATATGTGAACACCACTTTCTTCCATTTTTCGGGAAAGCACATGTTGCCTATTTACCGGATGGTAATAATGTTGTTGGAATAAGTAAAATTGCCCGTCTTGTTGATGTACTTTCAAAAAGACCTCAATTACAGGAAAGAATGACAAATCAGATAGTGGATATAATTATGGATGTTTTAACACCTCAGGGTGCAATGGCAATAATTGAAGCAGAACATATGTGTATGATAATGAGAGGGATAAAAAAACCAGGGACAAAAATAGTAACAAGTGCTATGAGAGGTATATTTTTAAGAGATTTAAGAACAAGAACTGAAGCACTCAATTTGATTTCTCCATCAATCCGTTTTTGA
- a CDS encoding MiaB/RimO family radical SAM methylthiotransferase, translated as MAKVITFGCKVNQYESQLIKENIEKDDNFKSENIVILNSCCVTEKVEKEVKKKIKKLLKEGKKIYLTGCLIKKNGKLRELENINFVERDFFLKFKDKIERFDEHTRAFVKIEDGCENFCTYCIVPFVRGKVKSRKEKDIIEEIKKLGENGYKEIVLTGIDLGSYGKDTGEKLLSLLEKIEEIKEIKRIRLSSIEIYYINEFFINSLKKINKFCPHFHIPLQSGSDRILNLMGRRYTFNDYLEKIDMIKENIDRVTFTTDVIVGFPGEKEEDFEKTCMAIDKIKFLKVHIFPYSERKNTVAINLPDKVEEKTKKERFKKILKISNYSSKKVKENFIGKKLEVLIEEKTGNFLKGYSENYIPVIVNSDKNLKNEIISVTAEKILKNFLSGKIIKEKGE; from the coding sequence ATGGCAAAGGTTATTACTTTTGGTTGTAAAGTTAACCAATATGAAAGCCAACTCATAAAAGAAAATATAGAGAAGGATGACAATTTTAAATCAGAAAATATTGTTATTTTAAACTCATGCTGTGTTACTGAAAAAGTAGAAAAAGAAGTAAAGAAAAAAATAAAAAAATTGTTAAAAGAAGGAAAAAAAATATATTTAACAGGATGTCTTATCAAAAAAAATGGTAAACTAAGAGAACTTGAAAATATAAATTTTGTTGAAAGAGATTTTTTCTTAAAGTTCAAAGATAAAATTGAACGTTTTGATGAACATACTCGTGCCTTTGTAAAAATAGAAGATGGATGTGAAAATTTCTGTACTTACTGCATTGTTCCTTTTGTTAGAGGAAAGGTTAAAAGCAGAAAAGAAAAAGATATAATTGAGGAAATAAAAAAACTTGGAGAAAACGGATATAAAGAAATTGTTCTTACAGGGATTGACCTTGGTTCTTATGGAAAAGATACAGGTGAAAAACTTCTTTCCCTTCTTGAAAAAATAGAAGAAATAAAAGAAATAAAAAGGATTAGGTTGAGTTCAATTGAAATTTATTATATTAATGAATTTTTTATCAATTCTTTAAAAAAAATAAATAAATTCTGTCCGCATTTTCATATTCCTCTTCAAAGTGGTTCAGATAGGATTTTAAATTTAATGGGAAGAAGATATACTTTTAACGATTATCTTGAAAAGATTGATATGATTAAGGAAAATATAGATAGGGTGACTTTCACAACAGACGTAATAGTTGGATTTCCTGGGGAAAAAGAGGAAGATTTTGAAAAAACTTGTATGGCTATTGATAAAATTAAATTTTTAAAAGTTCATATTTTTCCCTATTCAGAAAGAAAAAATACAGTTGCAATAAATCTTCCTGATAAAGTAGAGGAAAAAACAAAAAAAGAAAGATTTAAGAAAATTTTAAAAATTTCAAATTATTCAAGCAAAAAAGTTAAAGAAAATTTTATTGGTAAAAAACTTGAAGTTTTGATTGAAGAAAAAACTGGGAACTTCTTGAAAGGATATTCAGAAAATTATATTCCTGTAATAGTTAATTCTGATAAAAATTTAAAAAATGAAATTATTTCTGTAACTGCTGAAAAAATTTTAAAAAATTTTCTATCTGGAAAAATTATAAAAGAAAAAGGAGAATAA
- a CDS encoding glycosyltransferase produces MEIVTKTRFFKPTEYSIYKPKICFLSTYIPKPCGIATFTNDLLRHIDNYNILIPSKVIALNGKDDTYNYPEEVVRIITIEEIEDYRKAGEFVNESEIEIVGIQHEFGIFGGEYGEYLLEFLEHLKKPCVTTFHTVLPNPPQKMREIVRKISEKSSYIVVMTNIAKELLNDFYGIAKRKIELIYHGVPFSYLRPTNYFKEKLNLNNKIVLSTFGLLSRGKGLEYVIYSLPSILKEFPDVVYLIIGATHPNIVKQEGESYREFLIKECERLNIVNNVKFVNKFLTLEELLDYLGATDIYITPYLNPGQITSGTLSYAIGCGKACISTPYLYAKDIFENGKRGLIVNFRDPESISDTVLYLLKNPEKKKQIEREAYKLGQKMTWEKVAWEYLTLFSRVSSSRGESASIYFEDRLLPIKLTHLETLTDDVGIIQHAKFSMADRKTGYTIDDNARGLVVVTKHYNMCIDQKSLNLINIYLSFIYYMQKSNGRFHNLLGYDRNFLDTDGGDDCFGRCIWAIGFLLSSDFIYENIKGAAKHIFDLALPQIENINSLRGMANCLAGLYYYLKTENNERVREIAKKLAERIIENYQNSSEPNWKWFENIITYENAKLPCGLLYAYEILEDKKYFDIGMETLNFLIDLTIIENRFIPIGNNGWYIKGGKRAYYDQQPIEAACMIEALKKAEKLTGDEKYGNLSLIVFDWFLGRNTKGEMMYDPVTGGCYDGLSKSGPNRNQGAESTISYLLARLEIEEI; encoded by the coding sequence ATGGAAATAGTAACAAAAACGAGATTTTTTAAACCAACTGAGTATAGTATATATAAACCAAAAATCTGTTTTCTTTCAACTTATATACCAAAACCATGTGGAATTGCTACTTTTACAAATGATTTATTAAGACATATTGACAACTATAATATTTTAATTCCATCAAAAGTTATTGCCTTAAACGGAAAAGACGACACTTATAATTATCCTGAAGAAGTTGTCAGAATTATTACTATTGAAGAAATAGAGGATTACAGAAAAGCAGGTGAATTTGTAAACGAATCTGAAATTGAAATTGTTGGGATACAGCATGAATTTGGTATATTTGGTGGAGAGTATGGAGAGTATCTTCTTGAATTTCTTGAACATCTCAAAAAACCCTGTGTAACAACATTTCATACAGTACTACCAAATCCACCCCAGAAAATGAGAGAAATTGTGAGAAAGATATCCGAAAAAAGTTCATATATTGTTGTGATGACAAATATCGCAAAAGAACTTTTAAATGATTTTTATGGAATTGCAAAAAGAAAGATAGAATTAATTTATCATGGTGTCCCTTTTTCTTATTTAAGGCCAACCAATTATTTTAAAGAAAAATTAAATTTAAATAATAAAATAGTCCTTTCAACTTTTGGACTTTTAAGCAGGGGAAAAGGACTTGAATATGTAATATATTCTCTTCCATCGATTTTAAAAGAATTTCCTGATGTTGTATATTTAATAATAGGTGCTACACACCCAAATATAGTAAAACAGGAAGGAGAAAGTTATAGGGAATTTCTGATTAAAGAATGTGAGAGATTGAATATTGTTAATAATGTAAAATTTGTGAATAAATTTTTAACTCTTGAAGAATTGCTTGATTATCTTGGAGCAACTGATATTTATATAACTCCATATCTAAACCCTGGACAGATTACAAGTGGAACTCTGTCCTATGCAATCGGATGCGGTAAGGCATGTATTTCAACCCCTTATCTTTATGCAAAAGATATTTTTGAAAATGGTAAAAGAGGGTTAATTGTGAATTTCAGGGACCCTGAAAGTATTAGTGATACAGTCCTTTATCTCTTGAAAAATCCAGAAAAAAAGAAGCAGATAGAAAGAGAAGCATATAAACTCGGACAAAAAATGACATGGGAAAAAGTTGCATGGGAATATTTAACTTTGTTTTCAAGAGTCAGTTCCAGTAGAGGAGAAAGTGCTTCTATTTATTTTGAGGATAGATTGCTTCCAATAAAACTAACCCATCTTGAAACACTTACAGATGATGTTGGAATAATACAGCATGCTAAATTTTCTATGGCTGATAGAAAAACAGGTTACACCATAGATGATAATGCAAGAGGACTTGTGGTTGTAACAAAACATTATAATATGTGTATAGACCAGAAAAGTTTAAATCTCATAAATATATATCTGAGTTTTATTTATTACATGCAAAAATCAAATGGAAGATTTCATAATTTACTCGGCTATGATAGGAACTTTCTTGATACAGATGGAGGAGATGATTGTTTTGGTAGATGTATATGGGCTATTGGGTTTCTTCTTTCAAGTGATTTTATCTACGAAAATATTAAAGGTGCAGCAAAACACATATTTGATCTTGCCTTACCCCAGATTGAAAACATCAATTCATTAAGGGGAATGGCTAATTGTCTGGCAGGACTTTACTACTACTTAAAAACCGAAAATAATGAAAGAGTAAGAGAGATTGCAAAAAAACTTGCTGAAAGAATAATTGAAAATTACCAGAATTCAAGCGAACCAAACTGGAAATGGTTTGAAAACATAATAACTTATGAAAATGCTAAATTACCATGTGGTTTGCTTTATGCCTATGAGATACTTGAGGATAAAAAATATTTTGATATTGGGATGGAAACTCTCAATTTTCTTATTGACCTTACAATCATAGAAAACAGATTTATCCCTATAGGAAATAATGGCTGGTACATAAAAGGTGGGAAAAGAGCATATTATGACCAGCAACCAATTGAAGCGGCATGTATGATTGAGGCATTAAAAAAAGCAGAAAAATTGACCGGAGATGAAAAATATGGAAACTTATCTTTAATTGTATTTGACTGGTTCCTTGGAAGAAATACTAAAGGTGAAATGATGTATGACCCTGTTACAGGTGGTTGTTATGATGGACTTTCAAAATCAGGACCAAATAGAAATCAAGGGGCAGAATCTACCATTTCCTATTTACTTGCTCGTCTTGAAATAGAAGAAATATAA
- a CDS encoding NDP-sugar synthase: MKALLLLGGFGTRLRPFTITTPKALLPIVNYPFISYQFELLKNYGIVDVVLGVGYKGDDFKKAIEIGKQMGIKVYLSYEKKPLGTGGGIKNAEKFLKGKDPFFVFNGDVLADFNLEKILNFHKEKNAFITIGMIKVPDPSSYGLILTDDDMKIIKFIEKPKKEEIITDTVNAGVYIFQPEVLEEIPENKEVSVEKETFPQILQKGKDMYGYIHYGYWLDVGTIDKYKKGNFDLIDGKIELLYKKSEKNIEKKDNVLIGNNVIVEGKLIADENVIIGENSIFKGKVIIGKKSFIGKNCIIENSIIFGNVFIGDECIIENSIIGDSVIIRNNCLVKNSAIGDNSYINQFSKISE; the protein is encoded by the coding sequence ATGAAGGCGCTTTTGCTTTTAGGGGGATTCGGTACAAGATTAAGACCTTTTACAATAACAACACCAAAAGCGCTTTTACCAATTGTAAATTATCCTTTTATAAGTTATCAATTTGAATTATTGAAAAACTATGGAATAGTAGATGTTGTTCTCGGAGTGGGTTATAAAGGGGATGATTTTAAAAAAGCAATAGAGATTGGAAAACAGATGGGAATTAAGGTTTATTTATCATATGAAAAAAAACCACTTGGGACAGGTGGTGGAATAAAGAATGCTGAAAAGTTTTTAAAAGGGAAAGACCCATTTTTTGTGTTTAACGGAGACGTCCTTGCAGATTTTAATCTTGAGAAAATCTTAAATTTTCATAAAGAAAAGAATGCATTTATAACAATAGGGATGATAAAAGTTCCAGACCCTTCATCTTATGGTTTAATTTTAACTGATGATGATATGAAAATAATTAAATTCATTGAAAAACCAAAAAAAGAAGAAATTATTACTGATACAGTAAATGCAGGTGTTTATATTTTTCAACCAGAAGTTCTTGAAGAAATACCAGAAAATAAAGAAGTTTCGGTTGAAAAAGAGACATTCCCTCAAATTCTTCAAAAAGGTAAAGATATGTATGGATATATTCATTATGGATACTGGCTTGATGTCGGAACAATTGATAAATATAAAAAAGGGAATTTTGATTTAATTGATGGAAAAATTGAACTTCTTTACAAAAAATCAGAAAAAAATATAGAAAAAAAAGATAATGTTTTAATTGGAAATAATGTAATCGTTGAAGGGAAGTTGATTGCAGATGAAAATGTTATAATTGGTGAAAATTCAATATTTAAGGGAAAGGTTATTATAGGTAAAAAATCATTTATAGGGAAAAATTGTATTATTGAAAACTCCATAATTTTTGGAAATGTATTTATTGGAGATGAGTGTATCATAGAAAATTCTATAATTGGAGATTCTGTTATAATCAGAAATAATTGTTTAGTTAAAAATTCTGCAATAGGCGATAATTCTTATATAAATCAATTTTCAAAAATTTCGGAATAA
- a CDS encoding response regulator, whose translation MEKKFYTTGELGKIIGVSRITVYKWIIDKKIEGVRLPGGRWVILKKEVERIMKERKLLGYETEKEVKILIGDDNVDISNSLKEFLERRNTNFRIITAYNGFEVGKYLYSFKPEILILDIFMPGINGFEVLNIIKNDPNLKNIVIIVITGHPEEENIKKAKEEGADYIFIKPFDYKEIEKTIKNIVQI comes from the coding sequence ATGGAAAAGAAATTTTATACAACAGGAGAACTTGGAAAAATAATTGGAGTGAGCAGAATTACTGTTTATAAATGGATAATAGATAAAAAAATTGAAGGAGTTAGATTACCTGGTGGAAGATGGGTGATTTTAAAAAAAGAAGTAGAAAGGATAATGAAAGAGAGAAAACTTTTAGGATATGAAACAGAAAAAGAAGTAAAGATTTTAATTGGAGATGATAATGTTGATATATCAAATTCTTTAAAAGAATTCCTTGAAAGAAGAAATACAAATTTCAGAATAATAACTGCTTATAATGGATTTGAAGTTGGAAAATATCTGTATTCTTTTAAACCAGAAATTTTAATACTTGATATATTTATGCCTGGTATTAATGGATTTGAGGTTTTAAATATTATAAAAAATGACCCTAATTTGAAAAATATTGTTATTATCGTTATCACAGGTCATCCGGAAGAAGAAAATATAAAAAAAGCAAAAGAAGAGGGTGCTGATTATATCTTCATAAAACCATTTGATTATAAAGAGATAGAAAAGACAATAAAAAATATAGTTCAGATTTAA
- a CDS encoding radical SAM protein — MQEKLNFLGNLGIFEVSEYINQKERFTSFIYPSVCGNRIVKLFKVLLTNNCKFNCLYCANRRDRDCPRYSFNVRELADIFYSMWRKGIVNGLFLSSAINGDNNETQEKMLEVVEILRKKYKYNDYIHLKILPGVDEYLIKKGKIYADRLSLNMETVNSEYMKRIAKEKDFSKNLLLTLKKLSDLNKESPLKNGITTQIIIGSSEEKDREILSFSFYLYKNYNLSRVYYSGFIPVLKTPLENKKPCSLKRQVRLYQADILIRKYKFLPSEIPFDRNGNLYLNRDPKILWAERNKDFFPVEINKADLYQLIRIPGVGIKTAKKILEARKEGKIKSEITLKKIGVRLRKALPYILINGKRIKKQQEQKEKDFYYTIFDEVV; from the coding sequence ATGCAAGAAAAGTTAAATTTTTTAGGAAATCTTGGAATTTTTGAAGTAAGTGAATATATAAATCAAAAAGAAAGGTTTACATCTTTTATATATCCTTCTGTATGTGGAAATAGGATTGTAAAACTTTTCAAAGTTCTTCTTACAAATAACTGTAAATTTAACTGTCTTTACTGTGCCAATAGAAGAGATAGAGATTGTCCAAGGTATAGTTTTAATGTAAGAGAACTTGCAGATATATTTTATTCTATGTGGAGAAAAGGGATTGTAAACGGACTTTTTCTATCCTCTGCAATAAATGGGGATAATAATGAAACGCAGGAAAAAATGTTAGAAGTTGTGGAAATTTTAAGAAAAAAATATAAATATAATGATTACATACATCTTAAAATTCTACCGGGAGTTGACGAATATTTAATAAAAAAGGGGAAAATTTATGCTGATAGATTGTCTTTAAACATGGAAACAGTTAATTCAGAATATATGAAAAGGATAGCAAAAGAAAAGGACTTTTCAAAAAATTTACTTTTAACCTTAAAAAAACTTTCAGACCTAAACAAAGAAAGTCCTTTAAAGAATGGGATTACAACACAGATTATTATTGGTTCTTCTGAAGAAAAAGATAGAGAAATATTAAGTTTTTCCTTTTATCTTTATAAAAATTATAATCTTTCAAGAGTTTACTATAGCGGATTTATTCCTGTTTTAAAAACACCTCTTGAAAATAAAAAGCCCTGCTCCTTAAAAAGACAGGTAAGATTGTATCAGGCAGATATTCTTATAAGAAAATATAAATTTCTACCTTCTGAAATTCCTTTTGACAGAAATGGAAATTTGTATTTAAATAGAGACCCAAAAATTCTCTGGGCTGAAAGGAATAAAGATTTTTTCCCTGTAGAAATCAACAAAGCAGATTTATATCAATTAATTCGCATTCCCGGGGTTGGAATAAAAACAGCAAAAAAGATTTTGGAAGCAAGGAAAGAAGGAAAAATAAAATCAGAAATCACATTGAAAAAAATAGGGGTTAGATTGAGAAAAGCACTGCCCTATATTTTAATTAATGGTAAAAGAATAAAGAAACAACAGGAACAAAAAGAAAAAGATTTTTATTATACAATTTTTGATGAGGTGGTTTAA
- a CDS encoding uroporphyrinogen decarboxylase family protein, whose protein sequence is MNERERYKKTLLFEKVDKIPFSPGSPRESTLKRWHKEGLPENVNWFEYICEKIGIKIEKPKKTKINLSYSFFLNPLFEEKVIEKKNGHLIVQTEKGEIVEIDEKYDFTYLRSAKDFVTRKWHKFPVENLSDWEDMKKRYNPESPERIDPEIDKKAEILKERDWVLGISFHGPFWQLREWCGFENLCIFMAEKEDFVLEMANFWKNFVSEILKKLILKVQFDYAVINEDMAYKEKSMISPSMIKKYLMPCWVEWTSLLKKSGCEVVMVDSDGYIEEIIPIWIESGINCTIPVEIAAGNDPVKFRKKFGKNMAYVGGIDKRKIAKGGDVLKKEMDRIIPFLFKDGGYIPSCDHGVPPDISFENFIEYCKYLAKYTGYL, encoded by the coding sequence ATGAACGAGAGAGAAAGATATAAAAAAACTCTATTATTTGAGAAAGTAGATAAAATTCCTTTTTCACCTGGTAGTCCGAGAGAATCAACTTTAAAAAGATGGCATAAAGAAGGGCTTCCTGAAAATGTTAACTGGTTTGAGTATATATGTGAAAAAATAGGAATAAAGATAGAAAAACCAAAAAAAACAAAAATTAATTTATCCTATTCGTTTTTCTTGAATCCTCTATTTGAAGAAAAGGTAATAGAAAAGAAAAATGGACACTTAATTGTACAGACGGAGAAAGGAGAGATTGTAGAAATTGATGAAAAATACGATTTCACATATTTAAGGAGCGCAAAGGATTTTGTGACAAGAAAATGGCACAAATTTCCTGTTGAAAATTTAAGCGATTGGGAGGATATGAAGAAAAGATATAATCCTGAGAGTCCTGAAAGAATAGACCCTGAAATTGATAAAAAAGCAGAAATTTTAAAAGAAAGGGACTGGGTTTTAGGAATATCATTCCATGGACCTTTCTGGCAGTTAAGAGAGTGGTGTGGATTTGAAAATTTATGTATTTTTATGGCAGAAAAGGAGGATTTTGTTCTTGAAATGGCTAATTTCTGGAAAAATTTTGTTTCTGAAATTTTAAAAAAACTAATTTTAAAAGTTCAGTTTGACTATGCTGTTATAAATGAAGATATGGCTTATAAAGAAAAAAGTATGATTTCTCCCTCAATGATTAAGAAATATTTAATGCCCTGCTGGGTTGAATGGACATCTTTATTGAAAAAAAGTGGGTGTGAAGTAGTTATGGTTGATTCAGATGGCTATATTGAAGAGATAATACCCATATGGATAGAAAGTGGAATTAACTGCACAATACCAGTTGAAATTGCTGCAGGAAATGACCCTGTTAAATTCAGAAAAAAATTTGGTAAGAATATGGCTTATGTTGGAGGAATTGATAAAAGAAAAATTGCAAAAGGTGGAGATGTTTTAAAAAAAGAAATGGACAGAATCATACCATTTTTATTTAAAGATGGAGGTTATATACCTTCCTGTGACCATGGTGTTCCTCCTGATATATCTTTTGAAAATTTTATTGAGTATTGTAAGTATCTTGCAAAATATACAGGATACCTTTAA